From a single Nicotiana tabacum cultivar K326 chromosome 8, ASM71507v2, whole genome shotgun sequence genomic region:
- the LOC107828511 gene encoding uncharacterized protein LOC107828511, with protein sequence MASIELEGDAELSSEILPSTEAVEDLPLFETRVEAEGPPVGVSDSLQHDKPLASRLADVPSSSAHERGKGIAEDGYEKSFDFDAEEVRMMGEGFTQLKVRLEGSMRTIAVPMDRDLLVDTENVVPSLGPLYSDVEGKTLEKLDDTTLSMSIVGLPIKTVVLEIESIQRE encoded by the exons ATGGCAAGCATAGAGCTTGAAGGTGACGCCGAGTTATCATCCGAGATTCTACCCTCGACTGAGGCCGTAGAGGATTTGCCTCTTTTCGAGACCAGGGTGGAAGCTGAAGGGCCGCCTGTGGGGGTCTCTGATTCTTTACAGCATGATAAGCCGTTGGCCTCGCGATTGGCCGATGTTCCTTCTTCGTCGGCCCACGAGAGGGGTAAGGGCATTGCCGAGGATGGCTATGAGAAAAGCTTTGACTTTGACGCTGAAGAGGTAAGGATGATGGGGGAAGGATTCACCCAGCTCAAAGTGAGACTGGAGGGGTCCATGCGGACCATTGCGGTCCCTATGGATCGAGACTTGTTGGTTGATACGGAAAATGTGGTTCCTTCACTTGGTCCCCTCTATTCCGACGTGGAGGGTAAAACCCTTGAAAAGCTGGATGATACTACCTTATCAATGAGCATAGTCGGCCTCCCTATCAAG actgTGGTTTTGGAGATTGAAAGCATTCAAAGAGAGTAA